In Hemicordylus capensis ecotype Gifberg chromosome 8, rHemCap1.1.pri, whole genome shotgun sequence, the DNA window accagagggatgctgtgctgggggtggatagggccagttgctctccccctgctaaatgtaagagaaccaccactttaaaaagatgcctctttgctcagttagctacCCACTATTGCTACTCTAAACTGGGTCCCTGTATCCCTGTCCTCTGGCCTTCCTTGATAGCCAGCGTTGTAAAGAATCACAGGCAACCAACCAATCCTACTCCATATATACTTGGCCacaggtcaggagaggagagctggtcttgtggcagcaagcatgacttggtccccttagctaagcagggtccatcctggctgcatatgaaagggagagtagaagtgtgagcactgccagatatttcccctcaggggatggagctgctctgggaagagtagaaggttccaagttccctccctggcttctccaagatagggctgagagagactcccgcccgcaaccttggagaagccgctgccagtctgtgtagacaatactgagatagaccaatggtctgactcgatatatggcagcttcccatgttccgaTGTCATGCACTTATCTCAGTATGAAGCAAAGATGAAATGGAACTCAAAGGCTACCCTTACAGgccaaagcaaaaccaaaacactGGTCAGGCTGACGCAAGGCTCCAATAATTTAAAAGGGCATTTTAACCATCTAGGAATATCCCACACCTCAGAGCTGGGTGGGTCCCAGATGTATGACGAATCTCTCCTACAATCCAGCATGGTTCAGAAGAACAGGGCCCCAGGGCATGGTCTAAAGGCACATGAAACcggcaccttgctgaagctaagcatgtCGTGGTGTGGTCTGTACCTGCAtgagagacccatgtatgccactttggggatgggtccatagctcagtggtagagcatctgctttgcatgcagaaggtcccaggttcaagtcctgacttctccaagtaggggtgggaaagatttctgccccaaacctgggagaagctgctgccaatcagcttagacaacactgagctaaatggaccaattgtctgacgcGGTATAACCTTCACCTTTGTGTCTCCACTACAAGCGTAATCAGAAAAGGATGGAGGTTATGCACTAGCACTAATCACAACAATTTGGTGAGAAGATTCTGCTGTTCCATCCAGCATTTTAAATTTGTATTATCTGTGGTCTTGGACTGTAAGGGTTTTCCCAGACTGTAGTAGTATATTCAACTTGaacacaaaatgattttttttttaaaaagcgcgcggggggggggggggagggtttccaCACTACAAACATGGACATCACATAATATTCTTAGTGCTGTCTACCCTACTGGCAATCTGTGACGATTCATGAAAAaactgggaagagtatctaggtcccaagttccctccctggcagcatctcccagatagggctgagagagactcctgcctgcaaccttggagacgccgctgtcagtctgtgaagacaatactgagatagacccatggtctgactcagtatgtagcAGCCTCTTATGTTCCTGTCTTTTTATCAAGTCCGGAATAAAAGGTGTTTGAAAAAAACACAGTTATgtcacagattgccagcagatggcacacaATGTCCTTATTCgcagatggaccaaggctctgtcTAACTCAAGATGAGGAAGATTCATATAGTCAATCTAGCTTACCATTGGCCAGCAGTGGCTCTGTAGGGACCAcgcaaagctgctttatactgagtcagaccatcagtgtcccctctacaagggattcccagatgttgttgactacaactcccataatccccatgcaaaggctactgcagctggggatgctgggagttgtagtcaacaacatctgggaatccctgttagagggggcactgcagaccactggtccatctagctcaattttGTCTACAGTGACTAACCAGAGTTTCTGGCAAGGTGCTTTCCCAACTCGATCTGCAAATGTCAGGGATCCAACCCGAGACCTTCTaaatacaaagcatgtgctcatcTTGGAGCCACAGTCCCCCCATTTCAGACAAATGACGCAGtggaataggaagctgccatataccgagtcagacccttggtccatctagctcagtactgtccgcacagactggcagtggcttcttcaaggttgcaggcaggactctttcccagtcctatctggagatgctgccagggagggattctggaaccttctgcgcatgcagatgctcttcccagagcagccccacgccagaaggggaatctcttaacaGTGCTCACCAGTATTccttgtaagagggaatcccagatgttgttgactaaatcTCCCAGAATCcatagctgcagtgggctttggctgaggatgctgggagttgtagtcaagaacatttGGGGTtttctgttagaaggaacacaggtgctcgcatgtagtctcccatccaaatgcaaaccagggtgagccctgcttagcaaaggggacaattcatgcttgcctccTCGAAACCAGCACTCTTCCCATCAGCTGTTCTTCATTAAGGAGATACAAATGCCCACCTGAACCCCCTCTGGAAAACCAACCCCTGGGGTGCAAAACCGTCAAGTCCTGCTGTTCCAGGGCATACCTGAGAAGGTCCCTTTGGCCAGGCACTCCTTAACACGGTTGGTTCTCCTGACGTGGAAGGCTTTGGTGATCTCCTGGTTCATGAACGCCTCGTGGTTCAGGATGTTCGCCACCATCATCCTGAGGTCGAAGACTTCCAGCAGCTCCGCAATGTGGGCGATGTGCATGAGGTCCCTCTCGTTCTCGTCCAGCTCCCCGGTGTACAGGTATTTGAGCACCGCTCGGAAGGGCCCCAGCTGGATGGAAGGGTCCatcttcaccaccaccatcagccGGGGCTTGTAGGTCACGGGGTCATCTGCCATCTCCTCCTGGATGCTGACAAAGGCACGGCTCCAAGAGGAGAGGACCCGGCCCCGCTTGAGCCCTCGTTCCCCGTAGTTCCTGCCCCGTAAAATCCCGTCGCTGGTGGAGGCTCTAAGGCACGGTTTTTGCTGGCCAGAGGCCGCTTCCTCCGCACTCTCGCAGATATCGAAGCTAGCCGCCCGCAGGAGGAATTCCCGCCCGTGATGATGCCGTTCCTCCTGGTGAAGGGGCCGCTCGGCCGCACCGCCTCGGGGGccgccccctgccgccgccgcctcctcgcttAGGTCCATCAAGAACAAGTCGTAGAacttggaggaggaggtggcgaggTAGATCTTGTGCGCGTAGATTTTGATCCGCTCTTGCAGCACCAGGATGACGTCGGCACACAAGGGGTCCTCCAGCAGGTGGGCCGGCCGCTCTTCGTTGTGAGAAGGAGGGTCGGGGACGACGATGATGGGGGGAGGCGGCttagggggcagaaagggggcctggaGCAGGGGCCTCTGGACATTGCGCAGGTGGGACTTCCAGAACTGGAGGTGCCGGCGGGAGATGAGGGCCGCTCGGATGGCATTGTCAAAGACGTCCTTGATGCCAAACTGGGCGACTACGCTGGTCTCATAGTAAGGGATCCCCAGTTCTTTGGCGACCTCTCGCCCCTTCTCTGGTGGGAGAATTTCATTGGGTTTGATTGGTCTAGAcacagcaaaaaaataaaagtgGATTTTACATCCGCTCAATATTTCTGGGTGACATTTGTACTCcaccttcttgctgccccggAACTCCACGCCACCCACATGGCGTTAAAGGTGGTCCCCCATCCAGGCAGTGACCACACCGAGATTTGCTTAACTCCAGCAAGCGCGCTGTCTCGTGTGCCTTGAGATCACATGGTatcctgggcagtgttccctctaacagggatccccagatgtggttgactacaactcccataatccccaagcaaagactattgctgctggggatgctgggagttgtagtcagcaacatctgggaatcacggTTAAGAGGAAACGCGGATCCTGGGGCCCAACAGATTTCAGAGAGGGCCTTTGTAAGGCCACAAGAGGAACAGAGAGGCCTCGTGGCCAGAGGAGAAACGGGAAAACTTTAAGGAAACACTACACCCCATGTGGCAGGCTGGGGATCTTCACTACCCTTCAGGCAGGAGCCATTctggcaaaaaaccccaccacaaaCCCTTGCATCCTCCTCTACCTTGCTAAGGGTCGCCTGGCACGGTTCACGGCTTCCAGGTCGGCATAGCGAAGGTCAAGCTGGCAGCCAACAAGGATGACAGGTGCTCGGGGGCAGAAGTGCTTGATCTCGGGGTACCACATGGTCTTCACGTGGTGCAGGGAGTTGGGGTTGGCAATAGAGAAGCATAATACGACCACGTCAGATCTGTGGACAGAGGAGGCAAGAATCAGTGGGAATCTGGACACTCCGCAAGCTCCTTCTATACAGCAGTCAGCAAGCGTGGGTGCAAGCACCCATTCCAGTGCACGGACAGTCTACGTATGCAACTCTGTAGACGAGATGGAACGtcggaagcggccttctactgagtcagactcttggtccatctagctcagtattgtctacccaggctggcagcagcttctccaaagttgcaaagagaagggggaagaaaaaCAAACCCAACCCGTGAACAGAATGCTGACCACTCTAAATAGGCAGTAAAAGTAACATAGAACTATATACTAAACATATAGTAAAGTTTAATCAAAACAACCACTGTGTAACTAAAAACCAGGACACATGCAGTAAACCGTATGACTGGAAACATCCTATACAGAAAAATCGACCAGCTAGACATCTATAACCACCATGTATACACAATAAAATGCAATGCACATATGAAGACACTGAATAATGAACTCCATTAAAGAACCCAAGGTCTTTTTGAGGCAAGGAGATAACTCCCACAGCCAAACTTGGCAGTAATATGTCGCTCCAAAGTAGCTCAAAGTTCCCAACTGCAGCTCTTCTTATAGGGACCAAGTGCAGGATAATTCAGAGGGATGCCAACAGTTCAAAGATGATCTATAGATATCTCGCCAGTGtttgtacatacatacaattcTGCTCAGAAACCTCAGGACCGGAGAAGGAAAGACAAGACACTCTGTTGTGTCTGCTAGCTGAGAACGGTGATAGTAAACACATACAGTTCTGCTCAAAGCCTCAGGGCCGGAGAAAGGAGAGCGACACATGCTGTTAGTCTGCTGGATGAAAACTAGGAGAAACTTTAGCCTGCATATTAATAGAGTCTGATGGAAAATGCTCCTGAGGAAGCGTTCAGCGAAACGGCTATCTATCCTGGGGTGGCTGTAGTGCTTTTCCAAGTTGCTCCTAGTTTTCAGCCAGCAGACATAACAGCGTGTGTCGCTCTCCTTTCTCCGGTCCTGAGGCTGGTTTTTGGTCACACAGTGGTTGTTTTGATTAAACTTTACTATACATTTAGTATATAGTTCCAGGTTACTTTTATTGCCTATTTAGAGTGGTCAGCATTTTGTTCACAGGTTGGGTTTgtttttctccaaggttgcaggcaggagtctctctccaccctagcagggaaggaacttgggaccttctgcatgcaagcaggcaggtgctcttcccagagcagccccaccccctgaggggaatatcctacagtgctcagatgtagtctcccattgaaatgcaaaccagggcagaccctgcttagcaaaggggacaattcatgcttgctggcacaagaggaccagctctcctccacagcgAACTCATGTTCTATTTGTAAGGATGCCCAAGGGGTACAATATGAACCCACTTCCCAGATAAGCTGAAGTTCTCTGGCAAAGACCCTGTTCTGGATTCTCCTACCATCTGTCATATCGGGCAGGGCCTTTCCCACAGTGGCACCGAGGTTGTGGAACTCCCTCTCTAGGGAAGTTTGATCCACTCTATGATTTGTGGCCTTCGGGCACCTGGTGAAGGCAATGCTTTTCAGGGGGCTGTTGAGAGGTTTCATCTCCAAATGGAGTTGCCATGGTTATTTCAGCTGAATCCTTTCCCCTGTTGCTAATTGTTTTTGActtttctgctctttgatctgggaggagagctggtcttgtggtagcaagtaggacttgtccccttagcgaagcagggtctgtcctggttgcatttgaatgggagactagaagtgtgagcactggaagatattcccctcaggggatggagccgctctgggaagagcatctaggttccaagttccctccctggaatctccaagatagggctgaagagattcctgcctgcaaccttggagaagccgctgccagtctgtgtagacaatactgagtgagatggaccaagggtatgactcagtatacggTAGCTGCCCATGTTCTTATGATTGTTGTGCTTGATTTGTCTTGGTTATTATTTCATTGCTGTGTTGGTGGTTTGAAGCATCTCGTTAGTCACTTTGTAGATCTACCAGGCCCAACGTTTTAAATAAGCAGATGTGCCTCTGCGCCTTTGGCGACTCCGTGAAATTCGGCCAGTGGCCAGAAgaacaagcagcagggagggggaaaggctttATTTCCGCCATAAGAGTGCCCCCAATGGTAGAACTATTTCCCTCCACCGCTGACAGCCATTCCTTCTTTATGGGAAGAAGTAAAAGGACGTGTCTGGGGGGAGGGCAATCCTGCTCCCTGCCCCAGGTGGCCTATCACCCCAGTCATCTAGCAGCCCATCTTACTTATCCTCACAACCATGGGGATGGGGTCATGGCTCGggagcagagcctctgctttgcacgcaggaggtcccaggttcaagccctgccagcacctccaggtggggctgggaaagacgcctgcctgcaaccttagatgctcctgccagtcagcacacctcaaatgccctggtgggctggaaccaaccacggCACGGTATTCGAGGGCcgaagtcaattttcagcacatcaatACATAGattaatgaaagcagttattCGTTACCGGTGGAGgagaggtcataggaacataggaaactgccatatactgagtcagaccattggtctatctagcccagtattgtctacacagactggcagcggcttctccaaggttgcaggctggaatctctctcagccctctcttggagatgctgccagggagggaacttggaacctagatgctctccccagagcggcttcatcccctgaggggaatctcttgcagtgctcacacatcaagtctcccatttatatgcaaccagggcagaccctgcttagctaaggggacaagtcatgcttgctactacaagaccagctctcctctcctatcatCGGCTACTATCATTGGCATCCTATCAtcggtctatcatcggctactagacggagggctataggccagctccagcctcaaaggcaggatgcctctgagtaccagttgcaggggagtaacagcaggagggagggcgtgccctcaacttctgcctgtaggcttccagtggcatctggtgggccactgtgtgaaacaggatgctggactagatgggcctccttgggccgaatccagcagggctgttcttatgatctttcCCCTTTGTCAAGGGACCTACAATTTTAACTAGAGATAATGGCCAGAAAATAGCCCCAGTTCCTGTCCAGTCACTGTGACTGACCCAAAGGGTGATTGTCTGCCTTTCTAGGGTACTGTTGCTGCAAGATATTTCTACCTGCGGGCCAGCAAAATAAAAGATCTGGCCCCCTTATGTtctgcaggcctggtgtagaggaTATGGaactggtctgactcggtacaaggcaatGTGAAATCGGAATGTTTGGCTTCCGTGTTCTATGCAGGTGCTGCACCAGGCTGAGTGGTACTCACCTTCCATAAGCGAAGCGCCTGTCCTTATGATGATCTCCAAAGGTATCCCAAAGCCTCAGGGATACACTAACATCATCCACCACATCTCGGGAGCGCTCCAATACCTGGGGCGGGGGAGCAGGGACAGCAAAAGTTAAGCACTGCATTGCCTTCAAACAACAGCTCTagtcacacattgtgttcaacacttgtacaatctgaaCCCAGGGACGAGGCCGTCGCTGcagagtagagcatctgctttacatgcagaagatcctgggtTAATCCTTCAccggatctccaggtagggatgggagagacccctgcttgaagccaggcagaggagacaatactgagctagctggactaatggtctgacttggtatacggcagcttcctatgtagaacTGTATGCAGGTAtgactattttatttttactatttttacATGCATACTCTGCTTTTCctccaggagcccagagtggtatatatgtaaggtaggttagtctgagagataggTGTCTGGCCCAGACACCCAGTGACTCAAAATATAGCAACAAATAAGAAAAAATCCCtctaaatccccccaaatcaccatgaGTCAGTGAGAGGAGTGAAGAGGAACCCCCCCAAATCATCCCTGGCCCTCCTAAAATTACCCAACCCCTGAAAATCATGACACCAcacccccacccatccaccccccccacacacaattgccaaaaaatcttgccaaaccacagatactcgggGCACGGCAGGTGGGACCGGCCACAATTCCCCAGTCACAGAAACTCAAAACCACGACTGGGAAACTCATGGTTGGCGAGGGAGTCAAGTAcacgtgtacagacatctgaacgcaggaacagaataatgtctgaatagg includes these proteins:
- the RHOBTB2 gene encoding rho-related BTB domain-containing protein 2: MDSDMDYERPNVETIKCVVVGDNAVGKTRLICARACNATLTQYQLLATHVPTVWAIDQYRVCQEVLERSRDVVDDVSVSLRLWDTFGDHHKDRRFAYGRSDVVVLCFSIANPNSLHHVKTMWYPEIKHFCPRAPVILVGCQLDLRYADLEAVNRARRPLARPIKPNEILPPEKGREVAKELGIPYYETSVVAQFGIKDVFDNAIRAALISRRHLQFWKSHLRNVQRPLLQAPFLPPKPPPPIIVVPDPPSHNEERPAHLLEDPLCADVILVLQERIKIYAHKIYLATSSSKFYDLFLMDLSEEAAAAGGGPRGGAAERPLHQEERHHHGREFLLRAASFDICESAEEAASGQQKPCLRASTSDGILRGRNYGERGLKRGRVLSSWSRAFVSIQEEMADDPVTYKPRLMVVVKMDPSIQLGPFRAVLKYLYTGELDENERDLMHIAHIAELLEVFDLRMMVANILNHEAFMNQEITKAFHVRRTNRVKECLAKGTFSDVTFLLDDGAISAHKPLLISSCDWMAAMFGGPFVESSTREVVLPYTSKSCMRAVLEYLYTGQFCSTSDLDYMKLIILANRLCLPHLVALTEQFTVSGLMEATQMLVDIDGDVLVFLELAQFHGAYQLADWCLHHICTNYNNICRKFPREMKAMSAENQDYFEKHRWPPVWYLKEEDHYQRARKEREKEDYLHQKRQPKRRWLFWNASSPAQSPASSAATASSSSSSSSSAVV